The following coding sequences lie in one Rhodopirellula bahusiensis genomic window:
- a CDS encoding lipoate--protein ligase family protein, protein MQLLNFKNEPSESASTLARRQLARDEAMLQWADQVVGEDESTAIDTESLRMWQFDQPTVVLGRSSKINDEVNRPWCQERRIEVLRRCTGGASVVGGPGCWMYSVVLRLLDETSIRKIDVAHDYVMQRVLAAVQTQLPTAERKGICDLTFENRKFSGNSLRVARHHLLYHGTILIGSDLDLIESCLDFAPRQPEYRQRRSHREFVGNIDVDASQLESDLAEQFGVSSAPDSLVVRSIEEVADGLLRTRYGTTEWHVRR, encoded by the coding sequence ATGCAGTTGTTGAACTTTAAGAATGAGCCGAGCGAAAGTGCGTCGACGCTTGCCCGACGCCAGCTCGCTCGTGACGAAGCGATGTTGCAGTGGGCCGACCAAGTCGTTGGCGAAGACGAGTCCACAGCAATCGACACGGAATCGTTGCGGATGTGGCAGTTCGATCAGCCGACCGTTGTGCTCGGACGCAGCTCGAAGATCAACGACGAAGTGAACCGGCCGTGGTGCCAAGAACGTCGGATCGAAGTGCTGCGCCGTTGCACGGGAGGAGCCTCGGTGGTCGGCGGGCCGGGGTGTTGGATGTATAGCGTGGTCCTGCGTTTGCTTGATGAGACATCGATCCGCAAGATCGACGTCGCTCATGACTATGTGATGCAGCGAGTTCTCGCTGCGGTCCAGACGCAGTTGCCGACCGCGGAACGAAAAGGCATTTGTGATCTAACGTTTGAGAACCGAAAGTTCTCCGGAAACAGCTTGCGTGTGGCTCGCCATCATCTGCTCTATCATGGGACGATCTTGATCGGATCCGATCTGGATTTGATCGAGTCATGTTTGGACTTCGCGCCCAGGCAACCGGAATACCGCCAGCGCCGAAGTCATCGCGAATTTGTTGGTAATATTGACGTCGATGCGAGCCAGCTGGAATCGGATTTGGCGGAGCAATTTGGCGTGTCGTCCGCGCCTGATTCGTTGGTGGTTCGGTCCATCGAAGAAGTCGCGGACGGATTGTTAAGAACGCGTTATGGCACAACGGAATGGCACGTTCGGCGGTGA
- a CDS encoding DNA-directed RNA polymerase subunit alpha C-terminal domain-containing protein, with translation MKTRIPLSKAEEEARLRRERLDLSIAEMGLTVRTTNCLEETGILTVRDLLNATPRRLLKISNFGEKTLEEVYDALEQLGFYRPGRQAVSTAN, from the coding sequence ATGAAGACCCGCATTCCATTGAGTAAGGCTGAGGAAGAAGCCCGACTGCGCCGTGAACGTCTCGATCTGAGCATCGCGGAAATGGGTTTGACCGTTCGGACAACGAACTGCTTGGAAGAGACCGGCATTTTGACCGTCCGTGACCTGCTCAACGCGACGCCTCGACGTTTGCTGAAAATCAGCAACTTCGGCGAAAAGACTCTTGAAGAAGTCTATGACGCTCTCGAGCAACTTGGGTTCTATCGCCCAGGCCGACAGGCCGTTTCGACCGCCAACTGA
- a CDS encoding TolC family protein: MRLQSCRSPLRAGHRKSDGWRRVLPRLGLALLLACTLVGCRSRHPSPAHVLAKSAQPADSDQRTNLASAVQLGIPSASTEHSGWGEHSFNDCVVQNPTNFGDPFGGKQDTRRLIELVSTKPNNNANGSATPASSSVTMFPDAVSRGNESATEFWDLTEAEMITLALQNSDVIRSLGVRVLESPGSVTTAYDPAIQASDPMFGPQAALAEFDSQLSASLTSQNNDRVFNNATLGGQVQELVQDYAQFQSGWTKRTTWGTQWDLQSLHLYDSNNRAGNSFPSYWETQLELGVRQPLLQGAGRSFNLIAGPNARPGLNFSNGIWIARINSQISQADFEIQLRDYFLELYTAYWQLQRLYHSYASIRQARDVSYEIWQTVRSKKESGLMGGEAYKEAQTRAQYYRYQREADLALGGSSGDTGIRNAERTLRRMIGLPISDGKLLRPADQFTAAPFEFAIDDSVASGFQHRTELRRQRLQVQQHNLRLVAAKNFLLPRLDMIGRTRVRGFGDDLTGEGPRFASAADDLFSFDHTEWEFGVEMGVAPLRRQAKAAVRNAKLQLHRERSILEEQQRAVTYEIHDAISNSQSSYAALQNSLARVAAGEDRLASSRALYDAGKIQLEFLIDASEELLQSERQLHVDQTNYSLSLVRISRAMGTLLTDVGVHSYRR, encoded by the coding sequence ATGCGATTACAAAGCTGTCGTTCGCCGCTCCGCGCCGGCCATCGCAAAAGCGATGGCTGGCGTCGCGTGTTGCCACGATTGGGACTGGCACTCTTACTCGCATGCACTTTGGTGGGTTGCCGATCGCGTCATCCGTCTCCCGCTCACGTTCTAGCAAAGTCTGCACAGCCCGCTGATTCTGACCAAAGAACGAACCTCGCGTCCGCGGTCCAACTTGGAATTCCGTCTGCATCCACCGAGCACTCGGGTTGGGGTGAACACTCTTTCAATGACTGCGTCGTCCAAAACCCCACCAACTTTGGTGATCCGTTTGGTGGGAAACAGGACACGCGACGACTGATCGAATTGGTCTCAACCAAACCAAACAACAATGCGAACGGTTCTGCCACGCCGGCGTCTTCGTCGGTCACGATGTTCCCCGATGCAGTATCCCGCGGAAACGAATCAGCAACGGAGTTTTGGGATCTGACCGAAGCCGAGATGATCACGTTGGCGTTGCAGAACAGCGACGTCATTCGATCGCTCGGCGTGCGAGTCCTTGAGTCACCGGGTTCGGTCACGACCGCTTACGATCCCGCCATCCAAGCGTCTGATCCGATGTTTGGCCCGCAAGCTGCCTTGGCGGAATTCGACAGTCAGCTCAGCGCTTCGCTGACCTCTCAAAACAACGACCGCGTCTTCAACAACGCCACGCTGGGAGGACAAGTCCAAGAGCTGGTCCAGGACTACGCCCAATTTCAATCCGGTTGGACGAAACGAACCACATGGGGCACGCAGTGGGACCTGCAATCGCTTCATTTGTACGACAGCAACAACCGAGCAGGCAACTCGTTCCCGAGCTACTGGGAAACCCAATTGGAACTGGGAGTTCGGCAACCATTGCTGCAAGGTGCCGGACGTTCATTCAATCTCATCGCGGGCCCCAACGCACGACCGGGACTGAATTTTTCAAACGGAATCTGGATCGCTCGGATCAACTCGCAAATCAGTCAGGCCGACTTCGAAATCCAGCTTCGCGACTACTTCCTCGAACTGTACACCGCTTATTGGCAGCTTCAGCGACTCTATCACTCCTACGCAAGCATTCGTCAAGCACGTGATGTCTCGTATGAGATTTGGCAAACGGTGCGTTCAAAGAAAGAGTCGGGATTGATGGGCGGCGAAGCCTACAAGGAAGCTCAGACGCGGGCTCAGTACTATCGCTATCAACGCGAAGCCGACCTTGCTCTGGGCGGCAGTTCAGGTGACACCGGAATTCGCAACGCCGAAAGAACCCTCCGGCGAATGATCGGCCTCCCCATCTCCGATGGCAAATTGCTTCGGCCGGCTGACCAATTCACCGCTGCCCCGTTTGAATTTGCAATCGACGACAGTGTTGCTAGCGGGTTCCAGCACCGAACGGAACTCCGTCGCCAACGTCTGCAAGTTCAACAGCACAATCTGCGACTCGTCGCGGCGAAGAACTTTCTGCTCCCGCGATTGGACATGATCGGCCGAACCCGCGTCCGAGGATTCGGAGACGACTTGACTGGCGAAGGACCACGGTTCGCCAGCGCCGCCGACGACTTGTTCTCATTCGATCACACCGAATGGGAATTTGGTGTCGAAATGGGAGTCGCCCCACTGCGTCGACAAGCCAAAGCTGCCGTGCGGAATGCCAAACTGCAACTGCACCGAGAACGATCGATCTTGGAAGAGCAACAGCGCGCCGTGACCTACGAGATTCACGACGCAATCTCCAACAGTCAGTCGAGCTACGCCGCTTTGCAGAACTCACTCGCTCGCGTCGCGGCAGGAGAAGATCGCCTGGCTTCCTCGCGAGCCCTTTATGACGCGGGCAAGATCCAATTGGAATTCTTGATCGACGCTTCCGAGGAGCTGTTGCAATCCGAGCGTCAATTGCATGTTGACCAAACCAACTACAGCCTCTCGTTGGTCCGAATCAGCCGAGCAATGGGCACCTTGCTGACCGACGTCGGCGTCCACTCCTACCGCCGCTAA
- a CDS encoding DUF1592 domain-containing protein, with translation MQSVFIHPVDHRVSRLLFVRLPRALKFVQRGLLACVAALIVCFVGGSVLVADELASELKFREQLVPLLRTYCYDCHGAEDGEGGVSLEADDTALKIVKGREHWMRALAQVRLGTMPPADSDVMDPSSRTRMVELIDELANAIDCVRNPNAGKITLRRLNRAEYRNTIRDLVGVDYSPADDFPGDDVGYGFDNIGDVLSLPPLLMEKYLDAAESIMGEAIYTPPPPELFELERSPITLIGADKYNGKNHLAMSSNGTVTLQFDAPFSGTYTVVFSLSGDQGGDEPVRAEVTAGRRTIPVEVKESEPTEKKVAFRLGKGTRQIDLSFLNDYYVKDQIDRNLHVHHVKVSGVEQRSQFVSSPDLPTTHRVLLFETAGNDGEFDRAAKAVLGRFASRAYRRPIGKSELGRLVELATQVRDNGGSFEESMQVAMQAVLVSPYFLFRVERPREAGDDGVMPQVNQYELATRISYFLWSSMPDDELLRMAHRGQLRDRRMLLEKVGRMIKSPKASRFVDNFASQWLQLRNLEIVQPDTRIYRGFDDEVRDAMRVETLMFFSEVMRNNLPVTELLNADFTYMNEALARFYGVNDVRGNEFRKVSLSGTPRGGLLTHASVLTVTSNPTRTSPVKRGKWILDNLLNTPPPPAPPNIPELEKGKLVGSLRERMEQHRSNPACAACHNMMDPLGFALENFDAVGRWRTRDGRDVIDASGLMPDGTSFDGINGLRELLTTQRSEQFVRCLAEKMLIYALGRGTEYYDKCALDKITADVRSHDYKFAYLIAAIIESDPFQKQGYREP, from the coding sequence ATGCAAAGTGTGTTTATTCATCCTGTTGATCACCGTGTCTCGCGACTTCTTTTTGTTCGGTTGCCTCGAGCCCTGAAGTTCGTGCAGCGTGGTTTGCTCGCCTGCGTTGCTGCGCTGATCGTTTGTTTCGTCGGAGGTAGCGTCCTGGTTGCGGATGAGCTTGCCAGCGAACTCAAGTTCCGTGAGCAGCTAGTGCCGTTGTTGCGAACTTACTGCTACGACTGCCACGGTGCCGAAGACGGTGAAGGTGGGGTGTCTCTGGAGGCTGACGACACGGCGCTGAAAATCGTCAAAGGTCGCGAGCATTGGATGCGGGCTCTCGCGCAAGTTCGCTTAGGAACAATGCCGCCGGCGGATTCAGATGTGATGGATCCGTCCAGTCGGACTCGGATGGTGGAGCTGATCGATGAGCTTGCCAACGCGATCGATTGCGTTCGAAATCCCAACGCCGGCAAGATCACGTTGAGGCGGTTGAATCGGGCTGAGTATCGCAACACGATCCGCGATTTGGTTGGCGTGGATTACTCGCCCGCGGATGATTTTCCGGGGGATGACGTCGGTTATGGATTCGACAACATCGGGGATGTGTTGTCGTTGCCGCCGCTGCTAATGGAGAAGTACTTGGATGCGGCAGAATCGATCATGGGCGAAGCGATTTACACGCCGCCACCGCCGGAATTGTTCGAACTGGAGCGTTCGCCCATCACGCTGATCGGGGCGGACAAGTACAACGGCAAGAATCATCTGGCGATGTCATCCAACGGCACGGTGACGCTGCAGTTCGACGCTCCGTTCAGCGGGACCTACACGGTGGTGTTCAGCCTCAGTGGCGACCAAGGTGGGGACGAACCGGTGCGTGCGGAAGTCACCGCGGGCCGCCGGACGATTCCCGTCGAAGTGAAAGAGAGTGAGCCGACCGAGAAGAAGGTTGCGTTCCGGTTGGGCAAGGGCACCCGCCAGATCGACCTTTCGTTCTTGAATGATTACTACGTCAAGGATCAAATCGATCGAAACTTGCATGTTCACCATGTGAAGGTCAGTGGCGTTGAACAACGAAGCCAGTTTGTTTCGTCGCCGGATTTGCCGACGACGCACCGGGTGCTGCTGTTCGAGACCGCTGGCAACGACGGTGAGTTCGACCGCGCGGCGAAGGCTGTGCTGGGGCGATTTGCGAGCCGAGCGTATCGCCGGCCGATTGGCAAGTCAGAACTGGGCCGGCTGGTTGAGCTTGCGACTCAGGTTCGTGACAACGGCGGATCGTTTGAAGAGAGCATGCAGGTCGCGATGCAAGCTGTGTTGGTCTCGCCGTACTTCTTGTTTCGGGTGGAGCGACCGCGGGAGGCTGGGGATGACGGTGTGATGCCGCAAGTGAACCAGTACGAATTGGCGACGCGAATTTCTTACTTTCTGTGGAGCAGCATGCCGGACGATGAGCTGCTGCGGATGGCGCATCGTGGCCAACTTCGTGATCGCCGGATGTTGCTGGAGAAGGTTGGCCGGATGATCAAGAGTCCGAAGGCCAGTCGTTTCGTGGACAACTTTGCTTCGCAGTGGTTGCAACTTCGCAACCTCGAAATCGTTCAGCCGGACACCCGAATCTATCGTGGTTTTGACGATGAGGTTCGCGACGCGATGCGGGTGGAGACGTTGATGTTTTTCTCGGAAGTGATGCGAAACAATTTGCCGGTGACCGAATTGTTGAATGCGGATTTCACTTATATGAACGAAGCGTTGGCTCGATTCTATGGCGTCAACGACGTTCGCGGGAATGAATTTCGGAAGGTGTCGTTGTCAGGCACTCCGCGTGGCGGATTGCTGACCCACGCCAGTGTTTTGACCGTGACCAGCAACCCGACGCGAACCAGTCCGGTGAAACGCGGCAAATGGATTCTCGACAATCTACTGAACACTCCGCCGCCACCGGCGCCGCCGAATATTCCCGAGCTGGAAAAGGGGAAGTTGGTTGGTTCGCTTCGTGAACGCATGGAACAGCATCGGTCCAACCCGGCGTGTGCGGCGTGTCACAACATGATGGATCCGCTGGGGTTTGCGCTGGAGAACTTTGATGCGGTCGGACGATGGCGAACACGTGATGGACGGGATGTGATCGACGCCAGCGGTTTGATGCCCGATGGCACTTCGTTTGATGGTATCAATGGGTTGCGAGAGTTGTTGACGACGCAGCGGAGCGAACAATTCGTTCGGTGTTTGGCTGAGAAGATGCTGATCTACGCGTTGGGGCGTGGGACGGAATACTACGATAAATGTGCGCTCGACAAGATCACCGCCGATGTTCGCTCGCACGACTACAAATTCGCTTACTTGATCGCGGCGATCATCGAGAGCGATCCATTTCAAAAGCAAGGGTATCGAGAACCATGA
- a CDS encoding SDR family NAD(P)-dependent oxidoreductase, whose translation MTRWPGVKLFDLTGRTALITGGSKGLGEAMAAGLASAGANVCLVSRNEQEASEAAKKIADEYPVQAIGIGADVTVESDVAEMVQQCVDQFSRLDVLINSAGINVRGSIDELTLEQFRQVQTTNVEGMWLCCKHASKVMKSNGAGRIINLASTLGLVGLANRTPYASSKGAVVQMTRALGLELAPHSVTVNAICPGPFLTPMNVPIADTEEAKRFIVGATALERWAQLQEIQGAAIFLASDASSYMTGSMLTVDGGWTAR comes from the coding sequence ATGACTCGATGGCCCGGTGTGAAGCTCTTTGATTTGACCGGACGAACCGCGCTCATCACGGGAGGTTCCAAGGGCTTGGGCGAAGCGATGGCGGCGGGGCTCGCATCCGCGGGAGCCAACGTTTGTCTGGTCAGTCGCAATGAACAAGAAGCGTCCGAGGCGGCAAAGAAGATTGCTGACGAATACCCGGTTCAAGCAATCGGCATCGGGGCGGACGTGACCGTCGAAAGCGATGTTGCTGAGATGGTGCAGCAATGCGTCGACCAGTTTTCTCGGTTGGACGTATTGATCAACAGCGCAGGAATCAATGTGCGTGGCTCGATCGACGAGTTGACGTTGGAGCAATTCCGGCAAGTTCAAACCACGAATGTGGAAGGCATGTGGTTGTGCTGTAAACACGCCAGCAAAGTGATGAAGTCCAACGGAGCCGGCCGAATCATCAACCTCGCCAGCACGCTTGGATTGGTTGGCTTGGCAAATCGAACGCCTTATGCATCCAGCAAAGGTGCCGTCGTGCAGATGACTCGCGCGTTGGGCTTGGAACTGGCACCGCACAGCGTCACCGTGAACGCGATTTGTCCGGGACCGTTTCTGACTCCCATGAACGTTCCCATCGCGGACACGGAGGAAGCGAAACGGTTCATCGTCGGAGCGACCGCGCTGGAACGTTGGGCGCAGCTGCAAGAGATCCAAGGGGCGGCGATTTTCCTGGCCAGCGATGCGTCGAGCTACATGACCGGCAGTATGCTGACCGTGGATGGCGGTTGGACGGCACGCTGA
- a CDS encoding ABC transporter permease: MASPARSVTLVSLILSTLRHRQAVTIAVALGVATATAVITGALLVGDSMRGSLKALTVERLGKIESIVSPGAFFPLAELSIEGESIGQEQTQGTAASDSFATPVILFPGGSIEADVDGSDRQRRIGGVQVLGIDDQFWDLDVTGIRPEAMPGEESVVLNQAAADELKVAVGDQVTLRLPVEGAVPADSPLGRREIQSEGLPRMKVAAIVPDSGLGRFSLTPNQAAPKTVFASRAVIADVLDREGQANAIFSTREISADDVSWSLETLGWNLQHIQRGGEDGGEPIVDYVSLTSENLLLKNDAVKAVMDALPEGTVTPVMTYLANAIEKVDPGTGEVVVSDQSHSVPYSTLTALDDGPTLSLDYSLQEPPATNSGETPIVLNDWTANRLDAKVGDQVRVFFYEPEVENGREIERSFDAVVTQIVPVTVPSKPYRRNREAVFDEPITPYNDPALTPDVPGVTDQDSIGDWDLPFQLDRKIEREDDAYWNEQRLTPKAFVPLDVGQTIFGSRFGQTTGLRIDPSLAKDMPGLRAKILAATRGVQGELGWTPRSIRAEQLAASKGTTPFDGLFLALSFFVILAAMMLIALLLRLGVLQRLSEFGTLLAVGFTPRRVMKLALGETAVTAAFGTLLGIAGGVAYAWAVLWALKSWWVGAVTVPFLQFHATPMSIALGGILGWLVCMFTAAWTLRFLLRLNPAALVGGRTMDSSHALSGGDKTKKPSSGKASLWVAIGLLLLAVIAAIAGALGGGQQAAGGFVGAGMLSLVAILIWVHRSLRRRRDSNGSRGKQAATGHAMRTPGLGGGSLSSLAMANARRSPLRSTLAIGLVATAAFLILSISVFRLSPTEEGTGGFDLIGQTAQPLHQDLRAEDVRAELLGREAETLSKDKVRVVPFRMKGGDDASCNNLYQAMRPTVIGLSVQDSLGGFGWASMEGETSEATWELLNVPAAGTLEDPVPVVIDQNTAMWSLQMRGGLDEVKAFDYGSGDVHFRVVGLLAGSVLQGKLIVGERAFENVFPSSTGYQYFLFAMESGVTSDDAKNDETARDNEVDEIAEVLESRLVDAGMDVQRADRVLAGLLAVQNTYLRTFQSLGALGLLLGTIGLAVAQLRSVLERRGELAVMRAVGFTRQRLATLVLGENTFLLAIGIGCGAVTAMLAVLPYAWLSGTSMPIAEPLGILLAILLFGTLAGLVAVWKVLTLPLIESLRAENAVVEL, from the coding sequence ATGGCATCCCCTGCTCGATCCGTCACTTTGGTCTCGTTGATCCTTTCGACGCTTCGCCATCGTCAAGCTGTGACGATCGCGGTGGCGCTCGGGGTGGCGACGGCGACCGCGGTGATCACGGGAGCCTTGTTGGTGGGCGATTCCATGCGTGGCAGCTTGAAAGCGCTGACGGTCGAACGACTCGGGAAGATTGAATCAATCGTTTCGCCTGGAGCCTTTTTCCCGTTGGCGGAGTTGTCCATTGAAGGCGAGTCCATCGGTCAGGAGCAAACGCAGGGCACTGCCGCGAGTGATTCGTTCGCTACGCCGGTCATTCTGTTTCCGGGAGGCAGCATCGAGGCGGATGTGGATGGTTCGGATCGGCAGCGACGCATTGGTGGTGTGCAGGTCTTGGGGATCGACGATCAGTTCTGGGACTTGGACGTGACCGGAATTCGGCCGGAAGCGATGCCAGGCGAAGAAAGCGTGGTCTTGAATCAAGCCGCAGCGGACGAGTTGAAAGTGGCCGTCGGCGACCAAGTCACATTGCGATTGCCGGTTGAAGGTGCGGTGCCGGCCGACAGCCCACTTGGACGTCGAGAAATTCAGAGCGAAGGTTTGCCTCGCATGAAGGTCGCTGCCATTGTGCCCGACTCGGGGTTGGGACGATTTTCGTTGACGCCGAATCAAGCCGCTCCCAAGACCGTGTTCGCATCGCGAGCGGTCATTGCCGACGTGTTGGATCGCGAAGGACAAGCGAATGCGATTTTCTCGACTCGCGAAATTTCTGCGGATGACGTGAGTTGGTCGTTGGAGACATTGGGATGGAACCTGCAACACATTCAGCGAGGTGGCGAAGATGGCGGCGAGCCCATCGTCGATTATGTCTCGCTCACCAGCGAAAACCTGCTGCTCAAAAACGATGCCGTGAAAGCGGTGATGGATGCCTTGCCCGAAGGCACGGTGACGCCCGTGATGACGTACCTCGCCAATGCGATTGAGAAAGTCGATCCGGGAACGGGTGAGGTTGTGGTCAGCGACCAATCGCACTCGGTCCCCTACAGCACTTTGACGGCGTTGGATGACGGTCCCACGTTGTCTTTGGATTACTCGTTACAAGAACCGCCGGCGACCAATTCAGGCGAGACGCCGATCGTTTTGAATGATTGGACCGCGAATCGTTTGGATGCCAAAGTCGGCGACCAAGTCCGGGTGTTTTTCTACGAACCCGAAGTTGAAAACGGGCGCGAAATTGAACGGTCATTCGATGCGGTGGTGACGCAGATTGTGCCGGTGACCGTCCCCAGCAAGCCTTACCGACGGAATCGGGAGGCGGTCTTTGACGAGCCGATCACGCCGTACAACGATCCTGCGTTGACGCCTGATGTTCCCGGCGTGACCGATCAAGACTCCATCGGCGATTGGGACTTGCCGTTCCAATTGGATCGCAAGATCGAGCGAGAGGACGATGCCTATTGGAATGAGCAACGGTTGACTCCGAAGGCGTTCGTTCCGCTGGATGTCGGTCAAACGATTTTTGGAAGTCGATTTGGACAGACGACTGGATTGCGAATCGACCCGAGTTTGGCGAAAGACATGCCTGGCTTGCGAGCGAAGATTTTGGCGGCCACACGGGGTGTGCAAGGCGAGCTCGGATGGACGCCGCGATCGATCCGTGCGGAACAGTTGGCGGCATCCAAAGGAACGACTCCGTTTGATGGTTTGTTCCTGGCGTTGTCGTTCTTTGTGATTCTGGCCGCGATGATGTTGATCGCTTTGTTGTTGCGATTGGGTGTCCTTCAACGACTCAGTGAGTTTGGAACCTTGTTGGCAGTTGGGTTCACGCCGCGACGAGTGATGAAATTGGCATTGGGTGAAACCGCGGTGACCGCTGCGTTTGGAACACTGCTCGGAATCGCGGGCGGAGTGGCTTACGCGTGGGCGGTTCTGTGGGCGCTGAAGTCGTGGTGGGTCGGAGCGGTCACGGTTCCGTTTCTGCAATTTCATGCGACGCCGATGTCGATCGCCTTGGGTGGGATTTTGGGATGGTTGGTGTGCATGTTCACCGCCGCCTGGACGTTGCGTTTCTTGTTGCGGTTGAATCCCGCGGCTTTGGTTGGCGGACGGACGATGGACTCGTCCCATGCGTTGAGCGGCGGCGACAAGACGAAGAAACCAAGCAGCGGCAAGGCGTCCCTGTGGGTTGCAATCGGCTTGTTGCTTTTGGCTGTTATCGCGGCGATTGCGGGAGCTTTGGGCGGAGGTCAGCAAGCCGCCGGCGGCTTTGTCGGAGCAGGCATGTTGTCTCTGGTTGCGATCCTGATTTGGGTGCATCGTTCGCTCCGACGGCGAAGAGATTCAAATGGTTCACGCGGCAAGCAAGCGGCAACCGGGCACGCGATGCGAACTCCGGGGTTGGGTGGTGGCTCGCTGAGTTCGTTGGCGATGGCCAACGCTCGTCGTAGTCCACTTCGCAGCACGCTTGCGATCGGATTGGTAGCGACGGCGGCGTTTTTAATTCTGTCGATCAGCGTGTTTCGTCTGTCGCCGACGGAGGAAGGAACCGGTGGCTTTGACTTGATCGGGCAAACGGCTCAACCGCTGCATCAAGACCTCCGTGCCGAGGATGTGCGAGCAGAGTTGCTTGGCCGAGAGGCGGAAACGTTGTCGAAAGACAAAGTGCGAGTTGTTCCGTTTCGAATGAAGGGTGGCGATGACGCGAGTTGCAACAATCTTTACCAAGCCATGCGACCGACGGTCATCGGATTATCAGTTCAAGATTCGCTCGGCGGATTTGGTTGGGCCAGCATGGAAGGCGAGACATCCGAAGCGACTTGGGAATTGTTGAACGTTCCGGCAGCGGGCACGTTGGAAGATCCGGTGCCCGTTGTGATCGACCAAAACACGGCGATGTGGAGCCTGCAAATGCGTGGCGGTCTCGATGAGGTCAAAGCGTTTGACTACGGCAGCGGCGATGTTCACTTCCGAGTCGTCGGTCTGTTGGCGGGCTCGGTGTTGCAAGGCAAGTTGATTGTGGGTGAACGGGCATTCGAAAATGTGTTCCCAAGTTCAACCGGCTACCAGTACTTCCTCTTCGCGATGGAGAGTGGCGTCACATCGGATGATGCAAAGAACGACGAGACGGCCCGCGACAACGAAGTCGATGAGATAGCGGAGGTGTTGGAATCGCGGCTGGTCGATGCGGGCATGGACGTGCAGCGAGCCGACCGCGTGTTGGCAGGCTTGCTGGCGGTTCAGAACACGTACTTGCGAACGTTCCAAAGTTTGGGAGCGTTGGGCTTGTTGTTGGGGACGATCGGTTTGGCGGTTGCTCAGTTGCGAAGCGTCTTGGAACGTCGCGGAGAACTCGCCGTCATGCGCGCGGTCGGGTTCACTCGCCAGCGTTTGGCAACCTTGGTGTTGGGTGAGAACACGTTCTTATTGGCGATTGGAATTGGCTGCGGAGCGGTAACGGCGATGTTGGCTGTCTTGCCGTACGCATGGTTGTCGGGGACCAGCATGCCGATCGCGGAGCCACTGGGGATCTTGCTTGCGATTTTGTTGTTTGGGACCTTGGCCGGTTTGGTGGCCGTTTGGAAAGTGTTGACGCTGCCGTTGATCGAGTCGTTGCGAGCCGAAAATGCAGTTGTTGAACTTTAA